The proteins below are encoded in one region of Paenarthrobacter ilicis:
- a CDS encoding DUF4166 domain-containing protein, whose translation MTAPIYQRALGDDFGKLMPELQEYFSLAEGSGFYGIGQGVFDVVGCRQAWLRPLLALTGSEEAFFPEYGEGIPFRIENHAHVDPFGRPALTARREIRFPSGTRLFHDTTSAVPATAGSNGHHGADSRLVDHVGRYRRMVTDLDVSVTSVGHLRGVSKASRLFLGPLRIPLPAALDARAYAEQWWDSTEGKHRIQVKVIQPQIGVVLVYAGRFDYRLAPYLPGTAPGTSLPRYAEPDRWEERI comes from the coding sequence ATGACTGCCCCCATCTACCAACGTGCCCTCGGTGACGACTTTGGGAAACTGATGCCCGAGCTGCAGGAATACTTTTCCCTGGCAGAGGGCTCCGGTTTCTACGGGATCGGCCAAGGGGTCTTTGATGTCGTGGGCTGTCGTCAAGCGTGGTTGAGGCCACTCCTGGCCCTGACCGGGAGCGAAGAAGCTTTTTTCCCTGAGTACGGCGAGGGTATCCCCTTCCGCATTGAGAACCACGCCCATGTGGACCCCTTCGGCCGCCCTGCCCTTACAGCGCGGCGGGAGATCCGTTTTCCTTCCGGAACCCGGCTTTTCCATGACACCACCAGCGCGGTTCCGGCCACGGCCGGCAGTAACGGACACCACGGGGCGGATTCCCGTTTGGTTGACCACGTGGGGCGTTACCGGAGGATGGTCACGGACTTGGACGTCAGTGTCACTTCCGTCGGTCATCTCCGCGGAGTGTCCAAGGCCAGCAGGCTTTTCCTGGGCCCGCTCCGCATCCCGCTGCCCGCCGCCCTTGATGCCCGGGCCTACGCCGAACAGTGGTGGGACAGTACCGAGGGCAAACACCGCATCCAAGTGAAGGTCATCCAGCCGCAGATCGGTGTGGTACTGGTGTATGCCGGCCGCTTCGACTACCGCCTGGCGCCCTACCTGCCGGGCACCGCCCCCGGAACGTCCCTTCCCCGCTACGCTGAGCCGGATCGCTGGGAAGAACGCATTTAG
- a CDS encoding DUF4350 domain-containing protein, with the protein MTTPLLENQAAEPAAASPSGPSTGVAFRAWARKRIAWIAIIGLLLGFVGYLAISGASGAADKRPLSAINPAPDGAMAAAEVLGRHGVSVTPTESFGDTMDALSDADNATVLLYDPRGLLDASRLKELAASTDHLVVVKPRLRTLNGLDRNFRPGGVVPEAIAVLEPRCTQPDAVAAGKVAAQGSVYWGPQVCYSPTANGPGLVAATGDGSVVVLGSTDLMDNEHLASEGNAALTLRTLGRDANLVWYLPGLQDASTTDKVPTLAELAPRWLGFAGPWLGLVSLLAIVWRGRRLGPLVFEPLPVVVKAAETAEGRARLYQDSRSMDLAADNLRAGTLWRLARHFNLGSDATSDSVVAACAQRLGVPAAEVRFVLIDTKPDNEGQLVQWAQQIEQMEQEATAQ; encoded by the coding sequence ATGACCACACCGTTGTTGGAGAACCAGGCAGCAGAACCGGCCGCTGCGTCGCCATCCGGACCATCTACGGGCGTTGCGTTCAGAGCCTGGGCACGCAAGCGCATCGCCTGGATCGCGATCATTGGCCTGCTCCTTGGCTTCGTAGGCTACCTTGCCATCTCCGGTGCTTCCGGCGCAGCAGACAAACGCCCGTTGTCTGCCATAAACCCGGCTCCGGACGGGGCCATGGCAGCAGCCGAGGTCCTGGGACGGCACGGAGTTTCCGTCACGCCTACGGAGTCCTTCGGGGACACCATGGATGCCCTGTCCGACGCTGACAACGCCACAGTGCTGTTGTACGATCCCCGCGGTTTGCTGGATGCCTCCCGGTTGAAGGAGCTGGCTGCGTCCACCGACCATCTGGTGGTGGTGAAGCCGCGGCTCCGAACCCTCAATGGGCTTGACCGGAACTTCCGTCCCGGCGGTGTTGTTCCCGAGGCCATCGCCGTCCTTGAACCCCGCTGCACACAGCCTGATGCAGTCGCTGCCGGCAAAGTTGCTGCTCAAGGATCCGTGTATTGGGGTCCGCAAGTGTGTTACTCCCCCACCGCCAACGGTCCCGGCCTGGTGGCCGCCACCGGGGACGGCTCCGTGGTGGTCCTAGGCAGTACAGACCTGATGGACAACGAACACCTCGCGTCGGAGGGCAACGCGGCCCTGACCCTGCGCACCCTGGGCCGTGATGCCAACCTCGTTTGGTATTTGCCGGGCCTGCAGGATGCCAGCACCACCGATAAAGTACCCACCTTGGCCGAACTGGCCCCGCGGTGGCTGGGTTTTGCCGGTCCCTGGCTGGGCCTGGTTTCCCTGCTGGCTATCGTGTGGCGGGGCCGGCGCTTGGGGCCCCTGGTTTTCGAACCCTTGCCGGTGGTGGTCAAAGCAGCCGAGACGGCAGAGGGCAGGGCACGCCTCTACCAGGATTCCCGGTCAATGGACCTGGCAGCCGACAACCTGCGTGCAGGAACGCTGTGGCGCCTGGCCAGGCATTTCAACCTCGGCAGTGATGCCACCAGTGACTCAGTGGTGGCTGCGTGTGCGCAGCGCCTGGGAGTGCCCGCGGCAGAAGTACGCTTTGTCCTGATCGACACAAAACCCGACAACGAAGGCCAACTGGTTCAGTGGGCCCAGCAGATCGAACAGATGGAACAGGAGGCCACGGCGCAATGA
- a CDS encoding AAA family ATPase yields the protein MTDSQSHEAEQLHHQGDPARQSLLNVRAEVGKAVVGQDATVTGMLIALLCGGHVLLEGVPGVAKTLLVRALSRSLSMDTKRVQFTPDLMPGDVTGSLVYDSHSAEFTFREGPVFTNIMLADEINRTPPKTQASLLEAMEERQVSVDGVSRPLPSPFIVAATQNPVEYEGTYPLPEAQLDRFLLKLTMPLPGRAEEIEVIRRHSAGFDPRDLAGAGVRPVAGAVELSAAQAAVANVSVAPEVLAYIVDVVRATRSAPSFQLGVSPRGATALLNTSKAWAWLSGRSFVTPDDVKALSLPCLRHRVGLRPEAQMDGIQVDDVLGSILASVPVPR from the coding sequence ATGACAGACAGCCAGAGCCACGAGGCAGAACAGCTGCACCACCAAGGAGACCCTGCCCGCCAGTCGTTGCTGAACGTCCGTGCCGAAGTTGGCAAAGCCGTGGTGGGTCAGGATGCGACAGTGACGGGGATGCTGATTGCGCTTCTCTGTGGCGGCCACGTCCTTCTGGAGGGAGTGCCCGGCGTCGCTAAAACGCTGCTTGTGCGTGCCTTGTCCAGATCGCTGAGCATGGATACCAAGAGGGTGCAGTTCACGCCGGACCTCATGCCCGGTGATGTGACGGGATCGCTGGTGTACGACTCGCACTCGGCCGAATTCACGTTCCGTGAGGGGCCGGTGTTTACCAACATCATGCTGGCCGACGAAATCAACCGCACACCGCCCAAGACCCAGGCTTCGCTGCTTGAAGCCATGGAGGAACGGCAGGTTTCAGTGGATGGGGTATCGCGTCCATTGCCCTCACCGTTCATTGTGGCTGCGACGCAAAACCCGGTGGAGTACGAAGGCACCTATCCGTTGCCCGAAGCGCAGTTGGACCGGTTCTTGTTGAAGCTGACCATGCCGCTTCCCGGCAGGGCCGAGGAAATCGAGGTCATCCGACGGCACTCCGCAGGCTTTGACCCGCGGGACCTGGCAGGAGCAGGAGTCCGGCCCGTCGCCGGCGCCGTTGAACTGTCCGCCGCGCAAGCCGCCGTGGCCAACGTGTCCGTGGCACCGGAGGTCCTGGCCTACATTGTTGACGTGGTCCGTGCTACGCGGTCGGCCCCATCATTCCAGCTTGGGGTCTCCCCGCGTGGAGCAACGGCGTTGCTCAACACCTCCAAGGCTTGGGCTTGGTTGTCCGGCCGTTCCTTCGTGACACCGGACGACGTCAAAGCGCTCTCGCTGCCCTGCCTCCGTCACAGGGTGGGCCTCCGGCCGGAGGCCCAGATGGACGGCATCCAAGTGGACGACGTCCTGGGCAGCATCCTGGCGTCCGTTCCGGTCCCGCGATGA
- a CDS encoding LpqB family beta-propeller domain-containing protein produces MTRGPGKRARAVVAMLAVLMCLLAACAQIPRSGPVGKSKDEGAGNPNAPVFFPAAPREGSSPETIIEDFYMAGSGYEDDYPVARQFLTQAQSVTWKPDKKATVFREAHVVKGAADNEYVYELDLAYSVDADGVATQFPPGTKETIPLTMEQVEGQWRISKVPDGTAIPEETFKVIYGANPIYFYDPSFTYAVPDYRWFIKKNTVKSMTSALLAGPAPYLRGAVVSAFPSGMKLARESVPVVSGAAQVDLSAKELFDASAEDRQRMQNQLALTFRSQPDVINVQLRADQDLVRVEDNGTVLPPVVDKSVPARQIAVSNGDLVRYENNRITPLPDIQSVSGLGPHSPAESPVSQTAAFLNGDKTTLYSVEPGQAARQLTTRSTLTGPSFSPQDWVWTAGPGATGAAEVVAYKPTGVAPGMAVPSVTITPAWLSGRTVKDFRVSREGTRAMVISEANGKSAVQITGILRNPDGVPKDLTTPITLFSTATANQGVWINGSTVAVMSANATGTVVPELLSLSSGEPQQLAPWDGLTTLSAGNGSEQIYGQSEAGVFQRVGNGWELQLKGPLEPAFPG; encoded by the coding sequence ATGACAAGAGGTCCAGGTAAGCGGGCACGTGCTGTGGTGGCCATGCTCGCTGTTCTGATGTGCCTGCTTGCAGCGTGCGCGCAGATCCCGCGCTCCGGCCCCGTGGGCAAGAGCAAGGACGAAGGAGCGGGCAACCCCAACGCTCCGGTGTTCTTCCCCGCGGCCCCCCGGGAGGGATCCAGCCCCGAGACGATCATCGAAGATTTCTACATGGCCGGCAGCGGCTATGAGGACGATTACCCCGTGGCGCGGCAGTTCCTCACCCAGGCCCAGTCAGTGACGTGGAAGCCCGACAAGAAGGCCACCGTTTTCCGCGAAGCACATGTGGTGAAGGGGGCTGCTGACAACGAGTACGTCTACGAGCTGGATCTGGCCTATTCCGTGGATGCTGACGGCGTGGCGACCCAGTTTCCCCCGGGCACCAAGGAAACCATCCCCCTCACCATGGAGCAGGTGGAAGGTCAATGGCGGATTTCCAAGGTGCCGGACGGGACGGCAATTCCCGAAGAAACCTTCAAAGTGATCTACGGGGCCAACCCCATCTATTTCTACGATCCTTCCTTCACCTATGCGGTTCCTGATTACCGATGGTTCATTAAGAAAAACACTGTCAAATCAATGACGAGTGCCCTTCTGGCGGGCCCGGCACCCTACCTTAGGGGCGCCGTCGTCAGCGCTTTTCCTTCGGGAATGAAGCTGGCCCGTGAATCGGTGCCGGTGGTGTCCGGCGCTGCGCAGGTGGACCTGTCGGCCAAGGAGCTGTTTGATGCTTCCGCCGAGGACCGTCAAAGAATGCAGAACCAGTTGGCGTTGACCTTCAGGAGCCAACCCGACGTCATCAACGTCCAGCTGCGTGCAGACCAGGACCTTGTCCGGGTGGAGGACAACGGCACAGTGTTGCCACCGGTCGTTGACAAGAGTGTCCCGGCGCGGCAGATCGCGGTCAGCAACGGCGACCTGGTGCGGTACGAGAACAACCGGATCACGCCCCTGCCGGACATCCAGTCAGTATCGGGGCTGGGGCCTCATTCACCGGCCGAGTCGCCTGTTTCGCAAACAGCTGCGTTCCTCAATGGCGATAAGACCACCCTGTATTCCGTTGAGCCAGGGCAGGCCGCCCGCCAGCTGACCACACGCAGCACCCTGACCGGACCATCCTTCAGTCCGCAGGACTGGGTTTGGACCGCAGGCCCAGGTGCCACCGGCGCCGCAGAGGTCGTCGCGTACAAGCCCACAGGGGTCGCTCCGGGGATGGCCGTTCCGTCCGTCACCATCACCCCGGCCTGGCTTTCCGGCCGGACGGTGAAAGACTTCAGGGTGTCCAGGGAGGGGACCCGGGCCATGGTGATCTCGGAAGCAAACGGAAAATCCGCTGTTCAGATCACGGGCATTCTCCGGAATCCGGATGGCGTCCCCAAGGACCTCACCACTCCCATCACCCTCTTCAGCACGGCAACGGCAAACCAGGGGGTGTGGATCAACGGTTCCACGGTGGCCGTCATGTCCGCCAACGCCACTGGCACAGTGGTCCCGGAGTTGCTGAGCCTGTCCTCAGGCGAGCCACAGCAATTGGCGCCGTGGGATGGCTTGACCACCCTCAGCGCAGGTAACGGCTCCGAACAGATCTACGGCCAGTCCGAAGCCGGTGTTTTCCAACGGGTAGGGAACGGTTGGGAGCTGCAACTCAAGGGACCACTGGAACCTGCATTCCCCGGTTAA
- the mtrB gene encoding MtrAB system histidine kinase MtrB: MRWFLTRARIWTRRGLILVLRVSRLVATGVRHIRPGVRFLWKSLVRRWRRSLEFRTVLTTLLLAVTSFAVVGAYLSNQIANNLFQERLAQAESESRYNVKQVQDTFDGAQVTDQSSVITLVYDTLTAVEGRGSVIQRRYVFEAKPEQTKPRNRWVESRASDQLTVRVIPPELRKAVQEGGKQQFWASTEFPVGNEDRPGIAVGNLVTFNGTAYELYLIYDLNSAQQTLNEIQNVLWAGGAVLVLMIGAIAWYVTRNVVSPVSHAAVVSEKLAAGQLQERMVVKGEDEVARLGASFNHMAASLQEQITQLATLSQMQQRFVSDVSHELRTPLTTVRMAAEVLFDARDDFDPMNKRSAELLYHQVERFQSLLSDLLEISRFDAGAAVLDAEPQDIFQLISHVIDGAAPVAAEYGSEVRVNARQGSIVVEMDSRRIERILRNLLLNALEHGEGNPIHISVAANHDAVAVSVRDHGIGMSTAEAARVFDRFWRADPARARTTGGSGLGLSIAAEDSKLHNGWLQAWGSKGAGSNFRLTLPLRQGGAIVKSPLQLEPADIDFPGTSRERQMLVVETGTAARSGTPPVDGQQRQADAGQGE, translated from the coding sequence CTGCGCTGGTTCCTGACCCGTGCCCGGATCTGGACCCGCAGGGGACTCATCCTCGTCCTTCGGGTGTCCCGTTTGGTGGCCACCGGCGTCCGGCACATCAGGCCCGGTGTCCGCTTTCTGTGGAAATCACTGGTCCGCAGATGGCGCCGGTCCCTGGAGTTCCGGACCGTCCTTACTACGCTCTTGCTTGCCGTCACCTCCTTCGCCGTGGTTGGTGCCTACCTCTCCAACCAGATCGCCAACAACCTGTTTCAGGAACGGTTGGCCCAAGCGGAGTCCGAGTCCCGTTACAACGTCAAGCAGGTTCAGGACACTTTCGACGGCGCCCAGGTCACCGACCAGTCGAGCGTCATCACCCTTGTCTATGACACGTTGACGGCCGTGGAGGGGCGGGGTTCCGTCATCCAGCGCAGGTATGTCTTCGAAGCCAAACCCGAGCAGACCAAGCCACGCAACAGATGGGTGGAATCGCGTGCTTCCGATCAGTTGACGGTCCGGGTGATACCGCCTGAGTTGCGCAAAGCCGTTCAGGAAGGCGGCAAGCAGCAGTTCTGGGCGTCCACGGAGTTCCCTGTGGGAAACGAGGACCGCCCTGGGATTGCAGTAGGGAACCTGGTGACTTTCAATGGCACGGCCTACGAGCTCTACCTGATCTACGACCTCAACTCAGCCCAGCAGACACTCAACGAAATACAGAATGTCCTCTGGGCCGGAGGCGCTGTCCTGGTACTCATGATCGGTGCCATCGCCTGGTACGTCACCCGCAACGTGGTCAGCCCGGTCAGCCACGCGGCCGTTGTCTCGGAAAAACTTGCCGCCGGGCAACTCCAGGAGCGGATGGTCGTCAAGGGCGAAGACGAGGTCGCCAGGCTGGGGGCATCGTTCAACCACATGGCAGCCAGCCTCCAGGAACAGATCACGCAGCTGGCCACCCTGTCCCAAATGCAGCAGCGGTTCGTGTCCGACGTGTCCCACGAGTTGCGGACACCCCTGACCACGGTCCGTATGGCCGCCGAAGTCCTGTTCGACGCCCGCGACGACTTCGACCCCATGAACAAGAGATCTGCAGAGCTGCTTTACCACCAGGTGGAGCGATTCCAATCGCTGTTGTCGGACCTGCTGGAAATTTCCAGGTTCGACGCCGGTGCTGCCGTTCTTGACGCCGAGCCCCAGGACATCTTCCAGCTGATTTCCCACGTGATTGACGGGGCGGCGCCCGTTGCCGCGGAATACGGTTCCGAGGTGCGGGTGAACGCCCGGCAGGGAAGCATCGTGGTGGAGATGGACTCCCGGCGCATCGAACGGATCCTTCGCAACCTGCTCCTCAACGCCTTGGAGCACGGGGAGGGCAATCCCATCCATATCTCAGTCGCTGCCAACCACGATGCCGTGGCGGTTTCGGTCCGCGACCATGGAATCGGCATGAGCACGGCTGAGGCCGCCCGGGTTTTCGATCGCTTCTGGAGAGCCGATCCCGCCCGAGCCCGGACCACTGGTGGCAGCGGCCTGGGTCTGTCCATTGCAGCCGAAGATTCCAAGCTTCACAATGGCTGGCTGCAGGCGTGGGGGAGCAAAGGTGCAGGCTCCAACTTCCGGCTGACTCTTCCACTCAGGCAAGGCGGCGCGATCGTCAAGTCCCCGCTGCAGCTGGAACCGGCCGATATCGATTTCCCGGGAACATCGAGGGAGCGGCAAATGCTCGTGGTGGAGACCGGAACGGCCGCCAGGAGCGGCACACCACCGGTGGACGGCCAGCAGCGGCAAGCCGACGCGGGACAGGGTGAGTGA
- the hpf gene encoding ribosome hibernation-promoting factor, HPF/YfiA family, producing the protein MEFMISGRNLTVSDRFREYAGEKISKIESLGDKVQRVDAKVSKETNPRQTPGQLTVEVTVLGRGPVIRAEATAADKFAAFDLAYNKLLERLRRAKDRKKVHHGRHTPKAVREATAELEPASANEPLYVEASNHQEPAASTDERSPYDIENDIPAGDSPVLIRRKVFPAASLTLDDAVDNMELVGHNFYLFLDKETNAPSVVYRRNGWTYGVITLDSTCEPGEEAVEEKIHAYRSDDQAASAK; encoded by the coding sequence ATGGAGTTCATGATCAGCGGACGAAATCTCACAGTTTCTGACCGCTTTCGCGAATACGCCGGCGAGAAAATCTCGAAGATTGAATCGCTGGGGGATAAGGTCCAGCGAGTTGACGCCAAAGTTTCCAAGGAAACCAATCCCCGGCAGACGCCGGGACAGCTCACCGTTGAAGTGACAGTCCTGGGCAGGGGCCCCGTTATCCGTGCCGAGGCCACAGCCGCTGACAAATTCGCGGCTTTCGATCTTGCTTACAACAAATTGCTGGAACGGCTGCGTCGGGCAAAGGACCGCAAGAAGGTCCACCACGGCCGTCACACCCCCAAGGCCGTGCGCGAAGCCACCGCAGAGCTTGAACCCGCCAGCGCCAATGAGCCGCTGTACGTCGAAGCGAGCAACCACCAGGAACCGGCAGCGTCAACGGACGAGCGGTCTCCCTACGACATTGAGAACGACATTCCCGCTGGCGATTCCCCCGTCCTGATCCGCCGCAAGGTCTTCCCGGCCGCATCACTGACCCTCGATGATGCAGTGGACAACATGGAACTGGTGGGGCACAACTTCTACCTGTTCCTGGATAAGGAGACCAATGCACCGTCAGTGGTGTACCGCCGCAACGGCTGGACCTATGGTGTGATCACGCTCGATTCCACGTGCGAGCCGGGCGAAGAAGCCGTGGAAGAGAAAATCCATGCTTACCGCTCGGATGACCAAGCTGCCTCTGCGAAGTAA
- a CDS encoding chorismate mutase, translating to MTEHNIALPDDADSFNPAASSLAGHVDRSIMDELLSIRSSIDNIDATLVFLLAERFKATQKVGVLKATHQLPAGDPGREAAQIARLRRLAEDAHLDPAFAEKFLNFIISEVIRHHEAIAEDHQISSRQA from the coding sequence ATGACCGAGCACAACATTGCCCTTCCGGATGACGCAGATTCCTTCAACCCGGCAGCGAGTTCACTTGCCGGCCACGTGGACCGCTCCATCATGGATGAGCTGTTGTCCATCCGCTCAAGCATCGACAACATCGATGCCACCTTGGTTTTCCTGCTCGCTGAACGATTCAAGGCCACACAAAAAGTCGGCGTCCTGAAAGCCACCCATCAGCTGCCGGCCGGAGATCCGGGGCGGGAAGCCGCCCAGATTGCCCGCCTGCGCCGCCTCGCCGAGGACGCCCACCTGGATCCGGCCTTCGCGGAAAAGTTCTTGAATTTCATCATCAGTGAAGTCATCCGCCACCATGAGGCCATTGCTGAGGACCACCAGATCTCCAGCCGACAGGCGTAA
- a CDS encoding DUF4129 domain-containing protein, translated as MMLAGVGSLLLAAAEPPVVPDRDEARRWAAEELANPRYPDAQPGWIDQLWRDFLDWLGSFEGDGTGTGPNLGIPLMVVLGIVLIVVAIVVVRPRLNARRTRESTDIFDADGSLDAAGYRKRAATAADDGDWPAAVVDLFRAVVRAAEERDVIDARPGRTADEAASQLGEVFAAARHQLGLAARLFDAVRYGKESAAPSDYESLRQLDASLAAMKPDFAADRSAGFAVPR; from the coding sequence ATGATGCTTGCGGGCGTTGGCTCTCTTCTTTTGGCCGCTGCCGAGCCGCCGGTGGTGCCGGACCGGGATGAGGCACGCCGCTGGGCCGCGGAAGAACTTGCCAACCCCCGCTACCCGGATGCGCAGCCTGGCTGGATCGACCAGTTGTGGCGCGATTTCCTGGATTGGCTGGGCTCCTTTGAAGGCGACGGTACGGGCACGGGGCCCAACCTAGGGATCCCCCTGATGGTGGTCCTGGGAATTGTCCTGATCGTGGTGGCCATTGTGGTGGTCCGGCCCCGGCTGAATGCGCGGCGCACCCGGGAATCCACCGATATCTTTGACGCGGACGGCAGCCTTGACGCCGCGGGCTACAGAAAACGCGCGGCAACAGCAGCCGACGACGGCGACTGGCCGGCCGCCGTCGTCGACCTCTTCAGGGCGGTGGTCCGGGCCGCGGAAGAACGTGACGTCATAGACGCTCGCCCCGGGCGTACTGCCGACGAAGCAGCCTCCCAACTGGGCGAAGTGTTCGCCGCAGCCCGTCACCAGCTTGGCCTCGCGGCCAGGCTCTTCGACGCAGTGCGGTACGGCAAGGAAAGCGCGGCGCCCTCCGATTACGAGTCGCTCCGTCAGCTCGACGCCAGCCTGGCAGCCATGAAGCCTGACTTTGCGGCTGACCGATCCGCCGGTTTTGCGGTGCCGCGATGA
- a CDS encoding DUF58 domain-containing protein, with the protein MAITGRFVLLALMGLVPIVLMPAWVTVLVVISALVLALVVDVLIAASPAALILDRQQPGNVTLESSVDAVVTITNPTTRTLRGRFRDAWQPSAGAANPVQSQVIPSGERRRLIVGLLPRRRGDLHSPHVTIRSLGPLGLAGRQRTRELPGRVRVLPPFHSKKHLPSKLRKLRELDGKAAVQIRGAGTEFDSLRDYVRGDDVRSIDWRATARRTSVVVRTWRPERDRRVVVVLDTSRTAAARIDDEPRLDTGIEAALLLAVLAERGGDRVDFLAYDRRLRARVESASKGNLLGQLVQAMAPLEAELIELDWQQIPAQVRAVSAHRSLVVLLTALDGGAPEEGLLPTVAHLSRHHVVVVASVRDPLLAQMKEQRGTASQVFRAAAAERALLERAAVTAQLRQLGAEVVDAEPLDVPPRLADTYIRLKAAGRL; encoded by the coding sequence ATGGCCATCACCGGCCGTTTCGTCCTGCTGGCCCTGATGGGCTTGGTCCCGATTGTGCTGATGCCGGCATGGGTGACGGTCCTGGTGGTGATCAGCGCCCTGGTCCTGGCGTTGGTTGTGGACGTGCTGATCGCGGCTTCTCCGGCAGCGCTGATTCTGGACAGGCAACAACCCGGCAATGTGACCCTGGAGTCCAGCGTGGATGCCGTGGTGACCATCACCAACCCCACAACCAGGACATTGCGCGGACGATTCCGCGACGCGTGGCAGCCCTCCGCGGGTGCCGCCAATCCGGTGCAGTCCCAGGTGATCCCGTCCGGTGAACGCCGCCGCCTCATCGTGGGACTGCTTCCGCGCCGCAGGGGAGACCTCCATTCACCCCACGTCACCATCCGGTCCTTGGGACCTCTGGGACTGGCCGGGAGGCAGCGAACACGGGAACTCCCCGGACGGGTGCGGGTGCTGCCGCCTTTCCACTCAAAGAAACACCTCCCCTCAAAGCTGCGCAAACTGAGGGAACTCGACGGCAAGGCCGCTGTGCAGATCCGGGGAGCCGGCACCGAATTCGATTCCCTCCGTGACTACGTGCGCGGTGATGACGTCAGGTCCATTGACTGGCGCGCCACTGCACGCCGGACCTCTGTGGTGGTCCGGACGTGGCGTCCGGAACGCGACCGGCGGGTCGTGGTGGTTTTGGACACCTCCAGGACCGCTGCGGCACGCATCGACGACGAGCCCCGCCTGGACACCGGCATTGAAGCCGCGCTGCTGCTGGCGGTTCTGGCCGAGCGCGGTGGAGACCGCGTGGACTTCCTCGCCTACGACCGCCGGCTGAGGGCCAGGGTGGAATCGGCGTCCAAGGGAAACCTGCTTGGCCAATTGGTCCAGGCCATGGCCCCTTTGGAGGCTGAACTGATTGAACTGGACTGGCAGCAGATTCCCGCCCAAGTCCGGGCCGTCTCGGCGCACCGCTCGCTGGTGGTCCTTCTCACGGCGCTCGACGGCGGTGCCCCCGAGGAAGGCCTGCTCCCCACCGTGGCGCACTTGTCCCGCCATCATGTGGTGGTTGTTGCCTCGGTGCGCGATCCTTTGCTGGCCCAGATGAAGGAACAACGCGGCACGGCCAGCCAAGTGTTCCGCGCTGCAGCAGCTGAACGGGCGCTGCTGGAACGGGCAGCAGTTACTGCCCAGTTGCGCCAACTTGGCGCGGAAGTGGTGGATGCCGAACCGCTGGATGTTCCACCCCGGCTCGCCGACACTTATATTCGTCTCAAGGCCGCCGGCCGGCTCTAG
- a CDS encoding phosphoribosyltransferase family protein yields MTRVAHATQPGSVILVARDHAPVRSHARRKRRVDPDLVAPGWSGGRRRAPRSRVLGRFLDAFSTALREMWALLVPENCVCCGAEDTALCPACSHQLRKLCRRPFRAEQLSLALVDVEGAASLAVVAAGPYRDELALSLLAFKRSGHWRVAVVLASCLGKAVASATGGRPGYVLVPVPSSGSAFVRRGFSPVHLLLFWSRRRRLHPGCRAFDALAKRWVKPDAGQAWRSVLGMVRRAAGELTGLQPPGSGGQKGLGRGDRAGRVRGSMRVRRRWARKIRGTRCILVDDVLTTGATLAEAARALNDAGGVVCGAVVLAATRPPAYAHSEGTHRMTAGKRTQTKNKGPKDE; encoded by the coding sequence ATGACCCGCGTCGCCCATGCCACCCAACCCGGCTCTGTAATTCTCGTAGCCAGAGACCATGCCCCCGTTCGCAGTCACGCCCGGCGCAAGCGACGGGTGGATCCTGACCTGGTGGCGCCTGGTTGGTCCGGGGGCCGGCGGCGGGCTCCCCGGAGCAGGGTCTTGGGAAGGTTCTTGGACGCCTTTTCCACCGCCCTTCGCGAGATGTGGGCCCTTCTGGTGCCGGAAAACTGCGTATGCTGCGGAGCTGAAGACACCGCCCTGTGCCCGGCCTGTTCCCACCAGTTGCGCAAGCTTTGCCGGCGTCCATTCCGCGCGGAACAGCTGTCGCTGGCCCTGGTTGACGTGGAGGGGGCGGCAAGCCTCGCTGTGGTGGCCGCGGGGCCCTACCGTGATGAGTTGGCGCTGAGCCTCCTCGCTTTCAAACGCTCGGGCCACTGGCGGGTGGCTGTGGTACTGGCCTCTTGCCTGGGAAAGGCCGTGGCGTCGGCCACTGGTGGGCGCCCCGGGTACGTGCTGGTGCCGGTTCCGAGCAGTGGATCGGCCTTTGTACGGCGTGGGTTCAGTCCGGTACACCTGTTGCTCTTCTGGAGTCGCCGGCGCCGTCTGCATCCTGGGTGCCGGGCCTTCGACGCTTTGGCCAAGCGGTGGGTGAAGCCTGATGCAGGCCAAGCCTGGCGCTCTGTTCTGGGTATGGTGCGGAGGGCAGCGGGAGAGTTGACGGGCCTGCAGCCGCCCGGAAGTGGCGGACAGAAGGGGCTGGGGCGCGGAGACCGTGCCGGAAGAGTCAGGGGATCCATGCGTGTTCGGCGTCGGTGGGCCAGGAAGATCAGGGGTACGCGCTGCATTCTTGTGGACGATGTACTCACCACAGGAGCAACACTTGCGGAAGCAGCGCGGGCCCTCAACGACGCGGGGGGAGTAGTGTGCGGCGCGGTGGTGCTTGCGGCCACAAGGCCACCAGCATACGCCCACAGCGAAGGGACGCATCGAATGACCGCGGGCAAGAGGACGCAAACAAAAAATAAAGGCCCAAAGGATGAATAA